ATTCACCTGTGCTGCCCGCGGTTACAAGCTGATGGTGACAATGCCTGAGAGCATGTCCTTGGAGCGCCAGCGACTGCTCAAGGCGTTCGGGGCCAAGGTGGTCCTGACTCCCCGCGAATTGGGCATGCGCGGGGCGGTGGCTGAGGCCAATCGGATCTTCGAAGAATTAGGAGGTGAGCCGCGCGCCTTCATGCCCCAGCAGTTCAAGAACCCCGCTAACCCGGAGATACACCGGCGTACGACGGCGGAAGAAATCTGGCGGGCGACCAATGGCCAGATTGACATTCTCGTGTCCGGCGTCGGCACAGGGGGAACCATCACAGGATGCGGGGAAGTGCTCAAAGCCCGGAAGCCTAGCGTCCGATGCATTGCCGTGGAGCCGGCGGCTAGTCCTGTCATCACCCAACATCTCGTCCAGGGGATTCCCAAGGATCAAGTCAAACCCGGACCGCACAAAATCCAGGGTATCGGCGCCGGTTTTATTCCTGATGTCTTGAATGTGTCCATCATTGACGAAGTTATGACAGTTACAGATGAAGAGGCTTTTGAGATGGCCCGGCGCTTGGCCAAGGAAGAGGGAATGCTCTG
The Thermogemmata fonticola genome window above contains:
- the cysK gene encoding cysteine synthase A, with the translated sequence MAVETGFRTQVYDDITQTIGHTPLVRLRRVVGNTKATVLGKLENFNPLWSVKDRIGVAMIDAAEKAGKITPETIIIEPTSGNTGIGLAFTCAARGYKLMVTMPESMSLERQRLLKAFGAKVVLTPRELGMRGAVAEANRIFEELGGEPRAFMPQQFKNPANPEIHRRTTAEEIWRATNGQIDILVSGVGTGGTITGCGEVLKARKPSVRCIAVEPAASPVITQHLVQGIPKDQVKPGPHKIQGIGAGFIPDVLNVSIIDEVMTVTDEEAFEMARRLAKEEGMLCGISCGAAAAAAVKVAQRPENAGKVIVVILPDLGERYLSTALFPQD